In Oscillatoria acuminata PCC 6304, a single window of DNA contains:
- a CDS encoding nucleotidyltransferase domain-containing protein has protein sequence MQNTCSTLLPTLRTYFQTLYGKKLEQLILYGSQARGDAKPDSDIDILVILTDPVDAWNEIDRTSQFIADLCLEHTVVISTAFVSSHRFQQEKSPFFLNVHREGVPL, from the coding sequence ATGCAAAATACCTGTTCAACCCTCTTACCCACCCTTCGGACTTATTTCCAAACCCTGTATGGAAAAAAGCTCGAACAGTTAATTCTCTATGGTTCCCAAGCGAGAGGCGATGCCAAACCCGATTCAGATATTGATATTTTGGTCATTTTGACCGATCCAGTGGATGCCTGGAACGAAATCGATCGCACCAGTCAATTTATTGCCGACTTGTGTTTAGAACATACCGTGGTAATTTCTACTGCTTTTGTTTCTTCCCATCGGTTTCAGCAAGAAAAAAGTCCTTTTTTCCTAAACGTTCATAGAGAAGGAGTACCGCTGTGA
- the coaE gene encoding dephospho-CoA kinase (Dephospho-CoA kinase (CoaE) performs the final step in coenzyme A biosynthesis.) encodes MIDKRKIGLTGGIATGKTTVSNYLKNQHQLPVFDADIYAREAVRIGSEVLNQIVKRYGSDLLLSDRSLNRQKLGEIVFTQPQEKQWLEEQIHPQVRDRFFREIAALPEQSTAVLVIPLLFEAQMTDLVTEIWVVSCPGDRQIQRLMERDGLTLDQARARINSQMPLSEKCSRADVILDNSSTVEHLIQQIDVALMQDRDNRK; translated from the coding sequence ATGATAGATAAACGTAAAATTGGCTTAACAGGTGGAATTGCTACGGGGAAAACTACCGTTTCTAATTACTTGAAAAATCAACATCAATTGCCGGTGTTTGATGCGGATATTTATGCCCGGGAAGCGGTTCGGATTGGGTCAGAAGTGTTGAATCAAATCGTGAAGCGGTATGGAAGTGACTTGCTACTGAGCGATCGCAGTCTGAATCGCCAGAAGTTGGGGGAGATTGTGTTTACTCAACCCCAGGAAAAACAGTGGTTAGAGGAACAAATCCATCCCCAAGTGCGCGATCGCTTCTTTCGAGAGATTGCAGCCTTGCCCGAACAGTCTACCGCAGTCTTGGTAATCCCGTTGTTGTTTGAAGCACAAATGACTGATTTAGTTACGGAAATTTGGGTGGTATCTTGTCCTGGCGATCGCCAGATTCAGCGATTGATGGAACGGGATGGATTGACCCTCGACCAAGCCAGAGCTAGAATTAATAGTCAAATGCCCTTATCTGAAAAATGCTCTCGGGCTGATGTCATCTTAGATAACTCCTCCACTGTAGAACACCTCATCCAACAGATAGATGTCGCTTTGATGCAAGATAGAGACAATAGGAAGTAA
- a CDS encoding HEPN domain-containing protein: MIPEQIALLKKAQNSLQAAKLLLDNHLYDISASRAYYTMFYVAEAFLLGDGLAFSSHAAVISALGRDFARTGRIPVEFHRYLIDAQNKRNQADYDINTEITASQANEQINHAEQFLKLAENQLGPL; the protein is encoded by the coding sequence GTGATACCTGAACAAATCGCTTTGTTGAAAAAAGCTCAAAACAGCCTTCAGGCAGCCAAATTATTGCTTGACAATCATTTGTATGATATTTCAGCTTCACGGGCTTATTATACGATGTTTTATGTCGCTGAAGCCTTTTTATTAGGGGATGGACTCGCTTTTTCGAGTCATGCGGCGGTTATTTCTGCATTGGGTCGAGACTTTGCCCGAACTGGACGAATTCCGGTAGAATTTCACCGTTATCTCATTGATGCTCAAAACAAACGGAACCAAGCTGATTATGATATTAATACTGAAATTACCGCATCTCAAGCGAATGAACAGATTAATCATGCAGAACAGTTTTTAAAACTAGCAGAAAATCAACTGGGACCTCTTTAA
- a CDS encoding glycosyltransferase family 2 protein — protein MSTQQQTISLLCPTRGRPEQALRLALSVLNTASQPQRVELLFYVDNDDRKQSEYLEQFKTHKPKLDRFRRCGFLLGEAIGISKAWNELASRCEGNLLIMAADDQTYNDFGWDSRLDMETQKYPDEIFCMWFNEGHWQEKLCTFPIVSRKWCQTLGYFTTGLFECLYDDMWIWEIAKRVGRLHYIPDILTEHLHWGYGKAELDETYQHKQVDADKKLKPAVYRDMDLYCRTVPYRETDARRIAAVMQGQVFLYPVQLMVPGKSTIFDRRDKD, from the coding sequence ATGTCAACCCAGCAGCAAACCATCTCCCTCCTCTGTCCCACAAGAGGACGTCCGGAACAGGCATTACGACTAGCTTTGAGCGTGTTAAACACGGCATCTCAACCCCAGCGAGTCGAACTGCTGTTTTATGTGGATAATGACGACAGGAAACAATCCGAGTATTTGGAACAGTTTAAAACCCATAAACCGAAATTGGACCGCTTTCGCCGCTGTGGGTTTTTATTAGGAGAGGCGATCGGGATTTCCAAAGCATGGAACGAACTCGCCAGTCGTTGCGAAGGTAACCTTCTAATTATGGCAGCCGATGACCAAACCTACAACGATTTTGGATGGGACAGTCGCCTCGACATGGAAACCCAAAAATATCCCGATGAAATCTTTTGTATGTGGTTCAACGAAGGACATTGGCAAGAAAAACTCTGTACCTTCCCCATCGTCTCCCGCAAATGGTGTCAAACATTAGGCTATTTTACCACCGGATTATTTGAATGCCTCTATGATGATATGTGGATTTGGGAAATTGCCAAACGAGTCGGCAGATTGCATTATATTCCGGATATTCTAACGGAACATTTACACTGGGGATATGGTAAAGCAGAACTGGATGAAACCTATCAGCATAAACAAGTTGATGCCGACAAAAAGTTAAAACCCGCAGTCTATCGAGACATGGATTTATATTGTAGAACCGTTCCCTACCGAGAAACCGATGCCAGACGCATTGCTGCCGTCATGCAAGGACAAGTTTTCCTCTACCCCGTACAGTTAATGGTCCCCGGCAAATCCACCATCTTTGATCGCCGAGACAAAGATTAA
- a CDS encoding sulfatase — MSAATVGLSQISCNAKSSEKSNVLFLAIDDLRPQIQSYGEAQMLTPNLDKLADRGVLFERAYCQIPVCGASRLSVMTGARPNKSPGEPVGRFWSYNSRLDEPVQNWHGNLEPAGINRPKTPEGNPAPTLPMLFKQQGYNTQSVGKIYHVMDDDLDAWNYGMTRFKDIRVYNIPGNEMNAYEIGENQPDNAYPDGITRDLAIAALRNLKEQQKPFFLALGFVKPHLPFNCPKKYWDMYDRNTIELAQNPFAPTDAPAESLHTWGELRRYQNLVFSDETKSQLDEEYARTLIHGYYACTTFVDSCIGSVLDELERLGLRDNTIIVVWGDHGFLLGEHNLWTKHTNYEIALRVPLIIDAPGKVKAAKTSALVELVDIYPTLCELVGIETPQHLEGTSLVPLLNNPQRPWKGAVFSRYEYGDTVLTDHYNYTEYIDVEDNFLSRMLYDRHLDPLETRNIANLPENAALVETLSELLAIGWKRAAVFGNSNFPIPFDVLPDGTIIVPDSISRSKSPQLFSASPRVSLKAKEIEILNKQATLSMGSQKDLTFQLESGDRFQIARLWLVEKQDPTKEAIGVEIMVNQSTVGRWSSPKPGDYFYQLQLKKSNENYLIKTGTFKLV, encoded by the coding sequence ATGAGTGCTGCTACAGTAGGTCTAAGCCAAATTTCCTGTAATGCTAAATCTTCGGAAAAGTCCAATGTTTTATTTTTAGCGATCGATGATTTACGCCCTCAAATTCAAAGCTATGGTGAGGCCCAAATGTTGACACCCAACCTGGATAAATTGGCCGATCGGGGGGTATTATTCGAGCGTGCCTATTGCCAAATTCCGGTGTGTGGCGCTTCGAGATTAAGCGTTATGACGGGTGCAAGACCCAATAAAAGTCCGGGAGAACCTGTGGGGAGATTTTGGAGTTATAATTCCAGATTAGATGAACCTGTTCAGAATTGGCACGGTAACTTAGAACCGGCTGGGATTAACCGTCCTAAAACACCGGAGGGAAACCCTGCACCCACCCTCCCGATGCTTTTCAAGCAACAGGGTTACAATACCCAGTCTGTGGGGAAAATTTATCATGTAATGGATGACGATCTTGATGCCTGGAATTATGGGATGACGCGGTTTAAAGACATTCGAGTTTATAATATTCCGGGCAATGAAATGAATGCTTATGAAATCGGGGAAAATCAGCCAGATAATGCCTATCCCGATGGAATCACGAGAGACCTGGCGATCGCTGCTTTGCGAAATTTAAAAGAACAGCAAAAACCTTTCTTTTTAGCCCTAGGATTTGTCAAGCCTCATTTGCCGTTTAATTGTCCCAAAAAATACTGGGATATGTACGATCGCAATACCATAGAGCTAGCCCAAAATCCTTTTGCACCCACCGATGCACCGGCAGAGTCTTTACATACTTGGGGGGAACTCAGAAGGTATCAAAATCTCGTTTTTAGTGATGAGACTAAATCTCAGTTAGATGAAGAGTATGCTAGAACTCTGATTCACGGCTATTATGCTTGTACCACATTTGTCGATTCCTGTATTGGCTCAGTTTTGGATGAATTGGAGAGATTGGGACTGCGAGACAATACAATTATTGTAGTTTGGGGAGATCATGGCTTTTTATTAGGAGAACATAATTTATGGACTAAGCATACTAATTATGAAATTGCTTTGCGGGTTCCCTTAATTATTGATGCGCCTGGAAAAGTCAAGGCTGCTAAAACATCCGCATTAGTGGAATTGGTGGATATCTATCCCACCCTTTGCGAACTTGTGGGTATCGAAACCCCCCAGCATTTAGAAGGAACCAGTTTAGTCCCGCTTTTAAATAATCCTCAGCGCCCTTGGAAAGGAGCAGTTTTTAGTCGGTACGAGTATGGCGATACAGTTTTGACCGATCACTATAACTACACGGAATATATTGATGTAGAGGATAATTTTTTATCACGAATGCTCTACGATCGCCACCTCGACCCGTTAGAAACTCGTAATATTGCGAATTTGCCAGAAAATGCAGCTTTGGTAGAAACCTTAAGCGAATTACTCGCGATCGGCTGGAAAAGGGCTGCTGTATTTGGCAACAGCAATTTTCCCATACCCTTCGATGTTTTACCCGATGGAACAATCATCGTTCCTGACTCTATCTCTAGGAGTAAATCTCCTCAATTATTCTCGGCTTCTCCACGGGTGAGTTTGAAAGCCAAGGAAATCGAAATTCTGAACAAGCAAGCGACCCTTTCTATGGGCAGTCAAAAAGATTTAACCTTCCAACTTGAGAGTGGCGATCGCTTCCAAATTGCTCGTTTATGGCTGGTTGAAAAACAAGACCCTACCAAAGAGGCGATCGGGGTAGAGATAATGGTAAATCAATCGACTGTTGGCCGGTGGAGTTCCCCTAAACCCGGAGACTATTTTTACCAACTACAACTCAAAAAAAGTAATGAAAATTACCTCATTAAAACGGGAACATTTAAACTGGTCTAA
- the cobA gene encoding uroporphyrinogen-III C-methyltransferase: MTETGGIVYLVGAGPGDAAYLTVRSRQLLAEAEAVVYDALIDEQLLQLAPAGCQRIHVGKRGGQPSWQQADIDRLLVAQCQQGKRVVRLKSGDPFIFGRCTEEIQALKAARCPYEVIPGISSALAGPLLAGIPLTDPVMSHSFTVVTGHDCDRLDWETLTRTPTLVILMGTRQLDEILRQLLQHGKSPQTPIAIIRACGTSRQFVWTGTFADIRDRTRGESLSPAVIVIGEVVKLRDYLLPDSPSRRPLSPDSADSVSMSNYSSHAAKSSPHSASGLGGKTVLVTRSAGQSSTFTEMLTDVGATVIEMPALEIRPPSSWESLDSAIAQISEFDWLILTSANAVDYFCDRLLAKGKDTRILAGVKIAVVGKKTAATLQQRSLTADYIPPDFVADSLVEQFPEDVSGQKILFPRVETGGREVLVAEFTTQGAIVEEVAAYESGCPDAIAPEAWKALQQRRIDIVTFASSKTVRNFCQLLDRQSRSGDQPWHSLLNNVRIASIGPQTSKTCYELLGRVDVEAQEYTLDGLLQALQSGNG, encoded by the coding sequence GTGACTGAAACAGGGGGAATTGTCTATTTGGTGGGTGCAGGTCCTGGGGATGCTGCCTATTTAACGGTACGATCGCGGCAATTGTTGGCAGAAGCGGAGGCAGTCGTGTATGATGCCCTGATTGATGAGCAGTTGTTGCAATTGGCTCCTGCCGGTTGTCAGCGGATCCATGTCGGCAAACGGGGTGGACAACCGAGTTGGCAACAAGCAGATATCGATCGCCTCTTGGTGGCGCAATGTCAGCAAGGCAAGCGGGTGGTTCGCCTGAAAAGTGGAGACCCTTTTATTTTCGGACGCTGTACGGAAGAAATCCAGGCGTTGAAGGCGGCAAGATGTCCCTATGAAGTCATCCCCGGCATTTCTTCGGCATTAGCGGGACCGTTACTCGCCGGAATTCCCCTCACTGATCCGGTGATGAGTCATTCGTTTACCGTGGTGACGGGACATGATTGCGATCGCCTCGACTGGGAAACCCTAACGCGAACCCCCACTCTGGTGATTTTAATGGGGACTCGGCAACTGGATGAAATCCTCCGGCAGTTGCTGCAACATGGCAAATCCCCCCAAACTCCCATCGCCATTATTCGCGCTTGTGGCACCAGTCGGCAGTTTGTTTGGACGGGGACTTTCGCTGATATCCGCGATCGCACCCGAGGGGAATCTCTCTCCCCTGCGGTGATTGTGATAGGCGAAGTGGTCAAATTGCGCGACTATCTGCTTCCCGATTCCCCCTCTCGTCGTCCACTCTCTCCCGATTCTGCTGATTCTGTTTCCATGTCTAACTATTCCTCTCACGCTGCCAAGTCTTCCCCTCATTCTGCCTCGGGTTTAGGGGGAAAAACCGTTCTCGTCACGCGATCGGCGGGACAATCGAGTACCTTTACTGAAATGCTAACCGATGTTGGTGCAACGGTAATTGAAATGCCAGCGTTGGAAATTCGTCCTCCCTCCAGTTGGGAGTCTCTGGATAGTGCGATCGCCCAAATTTCGGAGTTTGACTGGTTAATTCTCACCTCTGCCAACGCCGTGGATTACTTCTGCGATCGCCTCCTTGCCAAGGGAAAAGATACCCGCATCCTGGCGGGAGTTAAAATTGCAGTGGTTGGCAAAAAAACTGCTGCAACCTTGCAACAGCGGAGTTTGACAGCAGATTATATTCCCCCAGATTTTGTCGCAGATTCCCTGGTGGAACAATTTCCTGAAGATGTATCGGGACAAAAAATCTTGTTTCCTCGGGTGGAAACCGGGGGACGAGAAGTATTGGTGGCAGAGTTTACGACTCAAGGTGCGATTGTGGAAGAAGTTGCTGCTTATGAGTCCGGTTGTCCTGATGCGATCGCGCCGGAAGCATGGAAAGCGCTGCAACAGAGGCGCATTGATATCGTCACCTTTGCCAGTTCCAAAACCGTGCGAAACTTTTGCCAGTTACTCGATCGCCAATCCCGCAGTGGCGATCAACCTTGGCACAGCTTATTAAATAACGTGCGAATTGCTTCAATTGGTCCGCAGACGTCAAAAACCTGTTATGAATTACTCGGAAGAGTCGATGTGGAAGCTCAGGAATATACTTTAGACGGATTGCTGCAAGCCTTACAGTCGGGGAACGGGTGA
- a CDS encoding FkbM family methyltransferase — protein MTQTLPESSQKKPVNLLVRLNQDYHKLCLNLDISKYSQKIMWHYFSQGKFYEPEESKFLERVLKPGDNFIDIGAHIGYYSLLAAILVGETGRVISIEPDKTNIDWIQDHITLNQFPQMQVIPTVLGSETKPVEFFYNADNDGGHALWDVGLHEFNKISRSHRQTSTLPMTTLDEVVRDKGLTGVKLIKIDTEGAEHQILQGSLQTLTTYQVPYIIAEINRFALNKMGTDEKQLREFMATLGYSPYLLRNESPNWVKLSPDQYYNSQYVFNLVFALSDKL, from the coding sequence ATGACTCAAACTCTCCCCGAATCTTCCCAGAAAAAACCCGTTAATCTGTTAGTCCGACTGAATCAGGACTATCATAAATTGTGTTTAAATTTGGATATTTCCAAATATAGCCAAAAAATTATGTGGCATTACTTTTCCCAGGGGAAATTCTATGAACCCGAAGAGTCTAAATTTTTAGAACGGGTGTTAAAACCCGGGGATAATTTTATTGATATTGGCGCACATATTGGCTATTACTCCCTCCTTGCTGCAATTTTAGTCGGTGAAACCGGCAGAGTAATTAGCATTGAACCGGATAAAACTAATATCGACTGGATTCAAGACCATATTACCTTAAATCAGTTCCCCCAAATGCAGGTAATTCCTACAGTCTTGGGTTCAGAAACGAAACCTGTAGAATTCTTCTATAATGCCGATAATGATGGGGGACACGCCTTATGGGATGTGGGATTGCATGAATTTAATAAAATCAGCCGCAGTCACCGGCAAACTTCCACTCTACCCATGACAACCCTCGATGAAGTTGTCCGAGACAAAGGATTAACGGGGGTAAAACTGATTAAAATCGATACGGAAGGGGCGGAACATCAAATTTTACAGGGTTCCTTACAAACCCTCACCACCTATCAAGTCCCCTACATCATCGCCGAAATCAATCGCTTCGCTTTAAACAAAATGGGAACCGATGAAAAACAGTTACGAGAGTTTATGGCAACCCTAGGATACAGTCCCTATTTATTGCGAAACGAGTCCCCCAACTGGGTGAAATTATCCCCGGATCAATATTACAATTCGCAATATGTCTTTAACTTAGTGTTTGCCTTAAGTGATAAACTCTAA
- a CDS encoding S-layer homology domain-containing protein produces the protein MKKILTLVSVTLLLQSLIISVRAQQPVNPIQVVLESGLMTQYPDGQFHPERGVIRAELASILVKTFQLDKRTTATNQNQPIPDVPPSHWAYKDIEIALETGIMKGDLTGRFHPNQPVSRAEGFAIFAQAFGVLMLNDADVNRILTSYQDGYQTPDWARQALATAIFEELVNISNNNALNPLQPMTRADMAYALSQYLAKQNNPGTIPDIPN, from the coding sequence ATGAAGAAAATTTTAACCCTCGTTTCCGTCACCTTACTGCTGCAAAGCCTGATAATTTCCGTCCGAGCACAACAACCCGTTAATCCCATTCAAGTCGTCCTGGAATCCGGGTTAATGACTCAATATCCCGACGGACAATTTCATCCCGAACGCGGAGTCATCCGGGCCGAACTCGCCTCAATTCTGGTCAAAACCTTTCAACTTGACAAACGAACCACAGCCACGAATCAAAATCAACCCATTCCCGATGTTCCTCCCTCCCACTGGGCCTATAAAGACATCGAAATTGCCCTAGAAACCGGGATTATGAAAGGCGATTTAACAGGGAGATTCCATCCCAATCAACCCGTAAGTCGCGCCGAAGGATTTGCCATTTTCGCCCAAGCGTTTGGGGTATTAATGCTGAATGATGCCGATGTTAATCGGATTTTAACCTCCTATCAAGACGGCTATCAAACCCCCGATTGGGCTAGACAAGCCCTAGCCACCGCTATCTTTGAGGAGTTAGTGAATATTAGCAACAATAACGCGCTCAATCCCTTACAACCCATGACTCGTGCAGATATGGCTTATGCGTTAAGTCAATATTTAGCTAAACAAAACAATCCTGGCACGATTCCCGACATTCCTAATTAA